A stretch of the Photobacterium sp. CCB-ST2H9 genome encodes the following:
- a CDS encoding polysaccharide deacetylase family protein gives MKKYTATILSGLILASSDLVYAGLYPAQQNSPIETVKTPMFIALGFDDNTEADGLRWVEATLNSHTNPRGLDAFAGSPLTSTFFMHCQPARTLPEIVSLWRQLNRAGHEIANHTETHPDDKVNYNPLESWMTAAQWQQEVARCNQFLTQNVEQGGIGAPAIAGFRAPFLTYNDNTLDALTANGIQYDVSFPAGITAEEDGTNNYWPHTLDNGSPSQFIAQQGGWKPVVKNVTGLWEVPMQTLIVPNDEEAVAYGLPYSLNDKIASRVPYYDPQTRKADNFDWNLYTTTDWGGYGLNAADVLALYKYNLDLHLQGNRAPLVLGLHSAFYGTVKGGEHIGMPDTTVSERQEVLRSFFRYALTKQEVRFISHRQLVKWMHAPTPYLSCAQEAWSAHRTYRAGDLVKYQGSYWQAKWWTVQEIPGTTPDSPWEKLKGCEEK, from the coding sequence ATGAAAAAATACACAGCCACAATCTTATCTGGTCTCATCCTGGCTTCATCTGACCTGGTTTATGCTGGTTTATACCCCGCTCAGCAAAACAGTCCGATAGAAACGGTAAAAACACCTATGTTTATCGCACTGGGTTTTGACGACAACACAGAAGCCGATGGTCTGCGATGGGTCGAAGCAACCCTGAACAGCCATACCAACCCCCGGGGGCTGGATGCATTTGCCGGTTCACCTTTAACTTCCACCTTTTTCATGCATTGCCAGCCGGCAAGGACTCTGCCAGAAATTGTGTCACTCTGGCGACAGCTCAACCGAGCTGGCCACGAGATTGCCAATCACACAGAAACACACCCCGATGACAAAGTGAACTATAACCCGCTGGAATCCTGGATGACTGCGGCGCAATGGCAGCAGGAAGTCGCCCGTTGCAATCAGTTTCTGACGCAGAATGTTGAACAAGGGGGTATCGGCGCACCCGCTATTGCAGGATTCCGGGCCCCATTTCTGACGTATAACGACAATACATTAGATGCGCTGACAGCCAATGGGATTCAATATGATGTGAGTTTTCCGGCAGGCATTACTGCCGAAGAAGACGGCACCAACAATTACTGGCCCCACACACTGGATAACGGCAGTCCGTCACAATTCATTGCTCAGCAAGGTGGCTGGAAACCTGTGGTGAAAAATGTCACCGGACTTTGGGAAGTACCAATGCAAACGCTGATTGTGCCAAACGATGAAGAAGCCGTTGCGTATGGACTGCCCTATTCACTCAATGACAAAATAGCCAGCCGGGTTCCCTATTATGATCCGCAGACGAGAAAAGCTGATAATTTTGACTGGAACCTATACACCACAACCGATTGGGGTGGATATGGCCTGAATGCTGCCGATGTACTCGCGCTGTATAAATACAACCTCGACCTTCATTTACAAGGAAATCGTGCCCCGTTAGTGCTGGGCTTACACTCTGCTTTCTACGGCACAGTCAAGGGCGGCGAACACATCGGTATGCCTGACACCACGGTCTCTGAACGCCAGGAAGTGCTCAGATCATTTTTCCGGTACGCGCTGACCAAACAGGAAGTTCGCTTTATCTCTCACCGTCAGTTAGTGAAATGGATGCACGCCCCAACGCCTTATCTGAGTTGCGCTCAAGAGGCATGGTCTGCTCATCGGACATACCGAGCCGGTGATCTGGTGAAATATCAGGGCAGTTACTGGCAGGCAAAATGGTGGACCGTTCAGGAAATACCGGGCACGACACCTGACAGC